In Methanomicrobium antiquum, one DNA window encodes the following:
- a CDS encoding winged helix-turn-helix transcriptional regulator, producing the protein MIVFVVKTQKNEEKNRNIGHLPPSVKLVYKTLELNGNLTQKDLISETTLPSRTVRYAIKRLKDEDLLIEKHYFIDARQSLYGLNLSSKEVIVA; encoded by the coding sequence GTGATCGTTTTTGTAGTAAAAACCCAAAAGAATGAGGAGAAAAACCGCAATATCGGTCATCTCCCTCCGTCTGTAAAGCTTGTATACAAGACACTTGAACTGAATGGAAATCTTACCCAGAAAGATCTGATTTCTGAGACGACACTTCCCTCAAGAACTGTTCGTTATGCCATAAAAAGGCTTAAGGATGAGGATCTCCTGATTGAAAAGCATTATTTTATTGATGCCAGACAGAGTCTTTACGGGTTGAATTTATCGTCAAAAGAGGTTATTGTTGCATGA
- a CDS encoding type II toxin-antitoxin system HicB family antitoxin: protein MIRAEPEIQGITAALIRGSGIVIVMGKYGCGFLVLGRRREGVKVEIFPGSFAKNRKAQKFFWFLRNFYVIVRYIITKYGRDKIMQKQLTAIIEKEGDGYVSFCPEYDIASQGGTVEEARNNLHEALELFFETAFRQEIQSRFHGEIYITRMDV from the coding sequence GTGATTCGGGCTGAACCTGAAATTCAGGGAATTACCGCTGCACTCATCAGAGGATCAGGAATTGTGATAGTCATGGGAAAATATGGTTGTGGTTTTTTGGTTTTAGGAAGGAGGCGTGAGGGGGTGAAAGTTGAGATTTTCCCAGGTTCTTTTGCAAAGAATAGAAAAGCACAAAAATTCTTCTGGTTCCTGAGGAATTTTTATGTTATAGTGAGATATATTATTACAAAATACGGGAGAGATAAAATTATGCAAAAACAGCTGACAGCCATTATTGAAAAGGAGGGCGATGGCTATGTCTCATTCTGCCCGGAATACGACATTGCAAGCCAGGGCGGGACAGTAGAAGAAGCCCGAAATAACCTTCATGAGGCCTTGGAGCTCTTTTTTGAAACCGCATTTCGGCAGGAGATACAGTCACGGTTCCACGGGGAAATTTACATCACACGGATGGATGTTTAA
- a CDS encoding type II toxin-antitoxin system HicA family toxin — protein sequence MPKLPVLSYLEVIKALNKTGYNIDHQTGSHIILRQDKEPYRRLTIPNHKEISKGTINSIIRQAGLTRDEFLNLL from the coding sequence ATGCCAAAATTACCTGTATTATCTTACCTTGAAGTAATAAAGGCACTTAATAAAACAGGTTATAATATCGACCATCAGACCGGGAGTCATATTATCCTGAGGCAGGATAAAGAACCCTATCGAAGGCTTACTATTCCAAACCACAAAGAAATTTCAAAAGGAACAATAAACAGCATCATCAGGCAGGCAGGACTTACAAGAGACGAATTTTTAAATTTATTATAG
- a CDS encoding type II toxin-antitoxin system HicB family antitoxin: MKFRVIIEMDEDGIFVAECPSLPGCISQGKTRTEALENIKDAAKGYLESLKKHNEPIPPSIYEETVEITA; encoded by the coding sequence ATGAAATTCAGAGTTATCATAGAAATGGACGAAGATGGAATCTTTGTCGCCGAATGCCCGTCCCTTCCGGGCTGCATATCTCAGGGAAAAACCAGAACCGAAGCACTTGAAAATATAAAAGACGCTGCAAAAGGGTACCTTGAAAGCTTAAAGAAGCATAATGAACCAATCCCTCCGTCAATATATGAAGAAACTGTAGAGATAACTGCCTGA
- a CDS encoding PAS domain-containing response regulator gives MKGDKINDKYAVTGSEGKLSVFYIDDDPLFLKTGKTFLEHSGDFAVTICGNAADAAELMSTKSFDAIISDFRLKECDCLHLLRNFREKGDNTPFIIFTGKGHEDAVIEALNSGADFYLQKKGDPKAEFAELSGRIKFVVSKSRSETLIKSFFYSHSDLMFVKDEKLRYIITNDAVQNFFGRSKKEMLYKTDSDLMNPDSARKCLESDEKTLQTGKKVISEEIVGDRIFETIKFPLEIADKKTGVGGVIRDITDRIRAGESLKKIEDLNRHIIDAIPDILIRCKRDGTITDIRAPDERLLLAPKSESLGRVLTEVIPGELGVFLMKKTRSALDTKEMERVEYALTLPKGLSYYEACIIPYLEDEVIALIRDITDRRKAEEELKRKNEELAAAEEELRQQLDEIVQGQEMLKENEAYIRTVLDNIPVGIAVNSVKPEVNFEYFNQNFLNYYHITAEELEKPDSFWDIVYKDPIFREEIKKRVLKDCESGDPEKMHWEEIPITRAGEETTFINARNIPLPKKGMVISMVWDVTDQKNTQDEIKREKELFLRTFESIQDAAFVVDGYPGSIQAVNEAAISLFGYSRKEMTGQTTDFLHVDNASLKSFHSHVSPYLKKHEPVPRFEFLMKRKDGTIFPTEHSVTPLYDSAGNLTGRVSIIRDITERVEAENREKAALTQIEENLEQLATLNDQIRNPLAVIAGIVDLKCPESSEKIFEQVRIINDIISMLDAGWVRSKKVWDFLKGNYGIGIEDTENKMEER, from the coding sequence ATGAAAGGAGATAAAATAAACGATAAATATGCTGTGACCGGTAGTGAAGGAAAACTATCTGTCTTTTACATAGATGACGATCCTTTATTTCTAAAAACAGGGAAAACATTTCTTGAACATAGCGGGGATTTCGCGGTTACAATCTGTGGAAATGCAGCGGATGCGGCAGAATTAATGTCAACAAAATCTTTTGACGCAATCATATCAGATTTCCGGTTAAAAGAATGTGATTGTCTACACTTACTCCGCAATTTCCGTGAAAAAGGGGACAATACACCATTTATCATCTTCACAGGAAAAGGTCACGAGGACGCCGTCATTGAGGCACTCAACAGTGGTGCTGATTTTTATCTTCAGAAGAAGGGCGATCCGAAAGCAGAGTTTGCTGAACTCTCCGGCAGAATAAAATTCGTGGTTTCAAAAAGCAGGAGTGAAACTTTGATCAAGTCCTTTTTTTATTCGCATTCTGATCTGATGTTTGTCAAGGATGAGAAACTGAGATATATTATCACAAATGATGCAGTCCAGAATTTTTTCGGGCGTTCTAAAAAGGAGATGCTCTATAAGACAGATTCTGACCTGATGAATCCGGATTCTGCCAGGAAATGCCTTGAATCGGATGAAAAAACCCTTCAAACAGGAAAAAAGGTAATATCTGAAGAGATTGTCGGCGACCGGATTTTTGAAACAATAAAATTTCCTCTTGAAATTGCCGATAAAAAAACAGGAGTGGGGGGAGTTATCAGGGATATTACTGACCGGATAAGGGCCGGAGAGAGTCTTAAAAAGATAGAGGATTTAAACCGTCATATTATCGACGCCATCCCGGACATTCTAATCCGCTGCAAAAGGGATGGAACAATAACTGATATCAGGGCACCGGATGAGAGGCTTCTGCTTGCGCCCAAATCAGAGAGCCTTGGCAGGGTTTTAACTGAGGTAATTCCGGGAGAACTCGGAGTCTTTTTGATGAAAAAAACACGGTCCGCACTGGATACAAAAGAAATGGAGAGGGTTGAATATGCCCTTACTCTTCCCAAAGGGCTCTCATATTATGAAGCATGCATAATACCGTACCTTGAGGATGAGGTAATAGCACTTATCCGGGACATAACTGATCGCAGAAAAGCCGAGGAAGAACTCAAAAGAAAGAATGAAGAGCTTGCAGCCGCAGAAGAGGAGCTCAGACAGCAGCTTGATGAAATCGTGCAAGGTCAGGAGATGCTTAAGGAAAATGAGGCTTATATCAGGACTGTGCTTGACAATATACCCGTTGGAATTGCTGTTAACTCAGTAAAACCGGAAGTGAACTTTGAATATTTCAACCAGAATTTTCTGAATTATTACCATATAACAGCAGAAGAGCTTGAGAAACCTGATTCATTCTGGGATATTGTCTATAAGGACCCGATTTTCAGGGAAGAGATCAAAAAAAGGGTTTTAAAAGACTGTGAAAGCGGAGATCCTGAAAAGATGCACTGGGAGGAGATTCCAATAACCCGTGCAGGAGAAGAGACCACTTTTATCAATGCGAGAAATATACCGCTCCCCAAAAAAGGCATGGTGATCTCAATGGTCTGGGATGTGACGGATCAGAAAAATACGCAGGATGAAATTAAACGTGAAAAGGAACTTTTCCTGCGGACATTTGAGTCAATTCAGGATGCTGCTTTCGTCGTTGATGGCTACCCCGGCTCTATTCAGGCAGTAAATGAGGCAGCCATATCATTATTCGGCTACAGCCGAAAGGAGATGACAGGACAGACGACAGATTTCCTGCATGTTGATAATGCGTCACTTAAGAGTTTTCACAGTCATGTCTCCCCTTATCTAAAAAAGCATGAGCCGGTCCCCCGGTTTGAATTTCTGATGAAGCGAAAAGACGGCACCATATTTCCAACCGAACATTCAGTAACTCCTTTATATGATTCGGCAGGAAATCTTACAGGACGGGTTTCAATAATACGTGACATAACTGAGAGAGTAGAGGCGGAGAATCGTGAAAAAGCAGCTTTGACTCAGATAGAGGAGAATTTAGAGCAGCTTGCAACCTTAAATGATCAGATCAGAAACCCGCTTGCTGTTATTGCCGGAATTGTGGATCTTAAATGCCCTGAATCATCTGAAAAAATATTTGAGCAGGTCAGAATAATTAATGATATAATCTCGATGCTTGATGCCGGATGGGTTCGGTCAAAAAAGGTCTGGGATTTTTTAAAGGGTAATTATGGGATTGGTATAGAGGATACAGAGAACAAAATGGAGGAGAGATAA
- a CDS encoding response regulator, producing MKDILLVDDTADILCLYRELLENRGFSVRLADNGSDALKVLAEKTPDLVILDIMMEPMSGWEVLSLIRNNIHTKNVPVIVLTGKIPLPQEIIGYEGLLNGFAMKPLRMKEFEGLISGFFAEENDIAKKCENARKSGADEAVVSEYARLCNNVRVLRKMLDCLYKVMKTDSSIEDKGELSEIVRLLDAKRARLSELEIILN from the coding sequence ATGAAAGATATTCTGCTGGTAGATGACACTGCCGATATCCTCTGTCTTTATAGGGAATTGTTAGAGAATAGGGGTTTTTCTGTAAGGCTGGCGGATAATGGTAGTGATGCCTTAAAAGTCCTTGCAGAGAAGACACCGGATCTTGTAATTCTTGATATAATGATGGAGCCAATGAGCGGATGGGAGGTCCTTAGTCTGATACGGAATAATATCCACACCAAAAATGTTCCTGTCATTGTCCTCACCGGAAAGATTCCTCTTCCACAGGAGATTATTGGTTATGAGGGGCTTTTGAACGGATTTGCTATGAAGCCTCTCCGTATGAAAGAATTTGAGGGACTTATCAGCGGATTTTTTGCTGAAGAGAATGATATTGCGAAAAAGTGTGAAAATGCCCGAAAGTCCGGTGCAGATGAGGCAGTTGTGAGTGAATATGCCCGGCTTTGTAATAATGTCCGGGTACTTCGTAAGATGCTTGACTGTCTTTACAAGGTGATGAAGACGGATTCATCGATAGAGGATAAAGGGGAACTCTCCGAAATAGTCAGGCTTTTGGATGCGAAAAGAGCACGTCTCTCTGAGCTTGAGATAATTCTAAACTGA
- a CDS encoding DUF3467 domain-containing protein, translating into MTKNTKTADTESMTIDVGEMYKYKKEDLMTDISSSAYSNLAYVQATHRDLYIDFLEMPGIKREDGKMHIKGTRIYMSHSAAQKLSKALDGILKTVHSDGGMEFYTPEDKTEPKISTKVQQATTRNKL; encoded by the coding sequence ATGACAAAGAATACTAAAACCGCAGATACCGAATCAATGACAATAGATGTCGGTGAAATGTACAAGTACAAAAAAGAAGATCTAATGACCGATATTTCTTCCAGTGCTTATTCTAATCTTGCATATGTACAGGCAACCCACAGGGATCTGTATATTGATTTTCTTGAGATGCCTGGAATAAAAAGAGAGGATGGAAAGATGCACATAAAAGGCACAAGAATTTATATGTCTCACTCGGCGGCCCAAAAACTCTCTAAAGCCCTTGACGGAATATTAAAGACGGTCCATTCAGATGGTGGAATGGAATTTTATACGCCTGAGGATAAAACGGAACCTAAGATATCAACAAAAGTGCAGCAGGCAACTACCAGAAATAAACTTTAA
- a CDS encoding DeoR family transcriptional regulator — translation MEKGEISNKVYQELNSVSKTTAIRDLNELVSSGVLKRTDVGKSIIYKQ, via the coding sequence ATTGAAAAAGGTGAAATTTCAAATAAAGTCTACCAGGAATTGAATTCTGTTTCAAAGACTACAGCAATTAGAGATCTAAATGAGCTTGTATCATCAGGAGTTCTCAAACGGACTGATGTAGGTAAATCGATCATTTATAAGCAATAA
- a CDS encoding AbrB/MazE/SpoVT family DNA-binding domain-containing protein has protein sequence MPLIEIKTGTITEKGQIVIPKSLRERFSPGDKVAIISYEDRIELRPIDSVNEALSCAYAAEKTLKKDWDLKEEDEAWKNL, from the coding sequence ATGCCATTAATAGAAATAAAAACCGGAACCATTACAGAAAAAGGTCAGATTGTCATTCCAAAATCATTAAGAGAGAGATTTAGTCCGGGAGATAAAGTTGCAATAATTTCTTATGAGGACAGAATTGAATTAAGGCCAATCGATTCTGTAAACGAAGCGCTTTCATGCGCATATGCAGCGGAGAAGACTCTTAAAAAAGACTGGGACTTAAAAGAAGAAGATGAGGCATGGAAGAATTTGTAA
- a CDS encoding EVE domain-containing protein: MTIWIASTNRDNWEVIKKNNIWGVPKRNKNSIERSEPKDKILIFVRQENAGDTILPSAITAAFDIASKPFEEKTEIFKKPPTMSGEEVFPFRVKLKPVKIFKEELDFKSLIPNLEFITNKKQWTGHLRTAMRTIPEDDYEYIIKAAETPRG; the protein is encoded by the coding sequence ATGACAATCTGGATTGCGTCAACCAACCGCGACAACTGGGAAGTAATTAAGAAAAACAACATCTGGGGCGTTCCAAAGCGAAACAAAAACAGCATAGAAAGATCAGAGCCCAAAGATAAAATTCTCATATTCGTCCGCCAGGAAAATGCAGGAGACACTATTCTTCCATCCGCAATAACGGCAGCGTTTGATATAGCATCAAAGCCTTTTGAAGAAAAAACAGAAATTTTCAAAAAGCCTCCGACAATGAGCGGCGAAGAAGTATTTCCATTCCGTGTCAAATTAAAGCCTGTTAAAATATTCAAAGAGGAGCTCGACTTTAAATCGTTGATTCCAAATCTTGAATTCATCACAAACAAAAAACAGTGGACCGGGCACTTAAGAACGGCAATGAGAACAATCCCTGAAGATGATTATGAATATATAATAAAGGCTGCCGAGACTCCGAGAGGGTGA
- a CDS encoding DUF1788 domain-containing protein: MNTKARIELLKDKIISDDFLKGRGLGNEIPFWIFDYPPEDEHLIRDSIRRIEEIMKSHSIIFIEIDLYELCLEIIESKIKPEKIIEFEKNKGSDELLNKLRIILKPETVKNAIGKRIKDSGNIEVVFLTGIGKAWPMIRSHSILNNLQTLLGNTPLLAFYPGVYSNTELSLFGKFKDANYYRAFRIVNE; encoded by the coding sequence ATGAACACCAAGGCACGGATAGAACTTCTCAAAGACAAAATTATTAGTGATGATTTTTTAAAGGGAAGGGGGTTGGGAAATGAAATCCCCTTCTGGATTTTTGATTATCCTCCTGAAGATGAACACCTGATAAGAGACTCGATACGAAGAATAGAAGAGATTATGAAATCTCATTCAATCATTTTTATTGAGATCGACCTTTATGAGTTGTGCCTTGAGATTATTGAAAGTAAAATTAAACCAGAAAAGATTATTGAATTTGAGAAAAATAAGGGTTCGGACGAGTTACTGAATAAATTAAGGATTATTCTGAAGCCGGAAACAGTGAAAAATGCTATAGGTAAAAGGATTAAAGACTCCGGTAATATTGAAGTAGTATTTCTTACAGGAATTGGAAAAGCCTGGCCTATGATTAGATCACATTCGATCTTAAACAACCTGCAGACTCTTTTAGGAAATACTCCATTGCTGGCATTTTATCCGGGTGTTTATAGTAACACTGAACTAAGTCTCTTTGGTAAGTTTAAAGATGCCAATTATTACCGTGCATTTAGGATTGTAAATGAATAA
- the brxC gene encoding BREX system P-loop protein BrxC, giving the protein METKISDLFYNDIKREINGVIKVDQYDEHNVFTELDEYVVTRESLKYLDQFFENYLKSINSPTDKTGVWISGDFGSGKSHFLKTLAYLLENKEVFGKTALGFFEQKIQDPGVLSTIDKSVKTGTKDVILFNIDSKSGETSERIVDILMRVFNEKRGYFGDVFWIAELEENLDDKGLFDSFKEEFLKINGGNWEDIRDQYSFEQDDIVQALERCGFQSKEASARMFESDGQNYILTPEKFAKAVKKYCDSKDKDHQVIFLIDEIGQYIGDNSHLMLNLQTVAEELGTILKGKAWIIVTSQADIETAVKGIKEKETKQDFSKIQARFDTRVSLSSANVDEVIKKRILKKKDEYNETLSLYFDEKKIILKNLISFSQGSAEMKNFRDSEDFTSVYPFVPYQFNVLQRVFEKIRSTGFAGKHLAKGERSMLNAYKEAAEKYGDSSLGALVPFYSFYDTVVTFLDPVIARTIAQAEDNDNLEEFDCLILKTLFLIRHVKELQPTLDNIVVLSLTSVDEDKLALKDTVISSLNRLEKETLISKSGDTFHFLTNEEQEINREIKNIDVDRHKIVDEVYDEVFNSNEVCQKSYGEYKFNKSVDDKITNSTDADLTIRFLTPLSDEYPGSSDQSNFAGEVLSNVDSDGTLLFIFPKDSGFISQIEEYLQIEKYLKQNGSTRSDDFIKKIIVEKNQEAARLKDSSKMAICEGVKNARVFIDGKEVRIDSGGPRDRVKEGYEKLIDNVYSKSDYVKKEFESEYDIIRLLKEDDLERFGVGSQGANELALDEMLNYISVKEEKKIQVLLSEIRSHFMKKPYGWKNFTVSGLVATLFRNEDIKLRYQRTYLSLEPEEITRYLTKKEHFDRVIIEIRKKTGIEILNNVKSVLRDVFEKTDLPDKESDLYNRAKTLFDDKKQELSEDLVKYSEESRYPGKQPIENYLRFIKDLLGVSDPSAFLAKISDETDEIFRLNKEAELPVKFFEGSQKDIFKRILDKIEGYRRNAQFLNEEAKKSLSKIEGILGSDEPYPEIRMLPQLEASIENSLAESLAELKDEFKNETEGYKSRLNKEFSYSMSDYSAEIGSVGESFDYSAGQVERSNDCSFIKLQIGSLPEKYKYSYQEIESKIKAEKPDLKDGDEVVSEVPLEIIDNKSIFKTKKNIENEEDLEQYIIELKAKLKKILDEKKKIQVI; this is encoded by the coding sequence ATGGAAACTAAAATCAGCGATTTGTTTTATAATGACATAAAAAGAGAGATCAACGGGGTAATCAAGGTTGATCAGTATGATGAACACAATGTCTTTACTGAACTTGATGAATATGTTGTAACCAGGGAATCTTTGAAATACCTGGATCAGTTTTTCGAGAATTATTTGAAATCAATAAATTCTCCAACTGATAAAACAGGTGTATGGATTTCCGGAGATTTTGGATCAGGTAAATCGCATTTTCTTAAAACACTTGCATATCTTCTTGAAAATAAGGAAGTTTTTGGTAAAACCGCACTCGGGTTTTTTGAGCAGAAGATTCAGGATCCCGGTGTTCTAAGTACAATCGACAAATCTGTGAAGACAGGTACTAAAGATGTAATACTATTCAATATTGATTCCAAATCCGGAGAGACATCAGAGAGAATTGTCGATATACTGATGAGGGTATTTAATGAAAAGAGAGGATATTTCGGGGACGTTTTCTGGATAGCAGAACTTGAAGAAAATCTTGATGATAAGGGACTTTTTGATTCATTTAAAGAAGAATTTCTAAAGATAAACGGTGGCAATTGGGAAGATATCCGCGATCAGTATTCATTTGAGCAGGATGATATTGTTCAGGCTCTGGAAAGATGCGGTTTTCAGAGTAAGGAAGCATCTGCAAGGATGTTTGAATCAGATGGCCAGAACTATATTTTAACTCCGGAAAAATTTGCAAAGGCTGTTAAAAAATACTGCGATTCAAAAGATAAGGATCATCAGGTGATATTCCTTATTGATGAAATAGGGCAATATATCGGAGATAACAGCCACCTGATGCTTAATCTTCAGACAGTGGCAGAAGAACTCGGGACTATTCTTAAAGGAAAGGCCTGGATAATCGTTACTTCACAGGCTGATATTGAGACAGCGGTTAAAGGTATTAAGGAGAAAGAGACAAAACAGGATTTCTCTAAAATTCAGGCTCGTTTTGATACAAGAGTTAGTTTATCCAGTGCGAATGTCGATGAGGTAATCAAGAAGAGGATCCTTAAGAAGAAGGATGAATATAATGAAACTCTTTCTCTTTATTTCGATGAGAAGAAGATTATTCTTAAGAATCTGATATCTTTTTCACAGGGCAGCGCCGAGATGAAGAATTTCCGGGATTCTGAAGATTTTACATCGGTTTATCCATTTGTGCCATATCAGTTTAATGTGTTGCAGAGGGTTTTTGAAAAGATTCGATCGACAGGTTTTGCAGGGAAACATCTTGCAAAAGGCGAACGCTCGATGCTAAATGCATATAAGGAAGCAGCAGAAAAATATGGGGATTCTTCTCTGGGTGCTCTCGTTCCGTTTTATTCGTTTTATGATACTGTTGTTACGTTTCTCGACCCGGTGATTGCAAGAACGATAGCCCAGGCTGAGGATAATGATAATCTTGAAGAATTTGACTGTCTCATACTGAAGACTTTGTTTTTAATCAGGCATGTAAAGGAGCTTCAGCCAACCCTTGACAATATTGTTGTTTTATCGCTTACAAGCGTGGATGAGGACAAACTTGCACTAAAAGACACTGTAATCTCATCATTAAACCGGCTTGAAAAGGAGACTTTGATTAGTAAATCCGGGGATACTTTCCATTTTCTCACAAATGAGGAGCAGGAAATAAACAGGGAGATAAAAAATATCGATGTTGACAGGCACAAAATTGTCGATGAGGTATATGATGAAGTATTCAATTCAAATGAAGTTTGCCAGAAGTCTTACGGAGAGTATAAGTTCAATAAATCGGTTGATGATAAGATTACGAATTCCACTGATGCTGATTTGACAATCAGGTTTTTGACACCTTTGTCTGATGAATATCCTGGAAGCAGCGACCAGAGCAATTTTGCCGGGGAGGTTTTAAGCAATGTTGATTCAGATGGGACTCTTCTTTTTATATTCCCAAAGGATAGTGGATTTATTTCCCAGATTGAAGAGTATCTACAGATTGAAAAATATCTTAAACAGAACGGTTCTACCCGCAGTGATGATTTTATAAAGAAAATTATTGTTGAAAAAAATCAGGAAGCAGCGAGACTTAAAGACTCTTCAAAGATGGCAATCTGTGAGGGAGTTAAGAATGCAAGGGTCTTTATCGACGGCAAAGAGGTTCGCATCGATTCGGGAGGGCCGAGAGACAGGGTAAAGGAGGGTTATGAAAAACTCATTGATAATGTCTATAGCAAATCGGATTATGTAAAGAAAGAGTTTGAATCCGAGTATGATATCATCAGGCTGTTAAAAGAAGATGACCTTGAGAGATTTGGAGTGGGAAGTCAGGGGGCAAATGAACTTGCACTTGATGAGATGCTCAATTACATCAGTGTCAAAGAAGAGAAAAAAATCCAGGTTTTGTTAAGCGAAATAAGAAGCCATTTTATGAAGAAACCTTATGGATGGAAGAATTTTACAGTTTCCGGCCTGGTTGCAACTCTTTTCAGAAATGAAGATATTAAACTCAGGTACCAGAGAACTTACCTTTCCTTAGAACCTGAAGAGATTACCAGGTATCTGACAAAGAAGGAACATTTTGACAGAGTTATCATTGAGATCAGGAAGAAGACAGGCATTGAGATTTTAAATAATGTTAAGTCTGTACTTAGAGATGTATTTGAAAAAACCGATCTGCCGGATAAAGAGAGTGATCTCTATAATCGGGCAAAAACTCTCTTTGATGATAAGAAGCAGGAGCTTTCTGAGGATCTTGTCAAATATTCAGAGGAGAGCAGGTATCCGGGAAAACAGCCTATTGAAAATTATCTGAGATTTATTAAGGATCTTTTGGGAGTATCTGATCCGTCGGCATTTCTGGCTAAGATCTCTGATGAGACGGATGAAATATTCAGGCTTAACAAAGAGGCTGAACTGCCTGTAAAATTCTTCGAAGGGAGCCAGAAGGATATATTTAAAAGAATTCTGGATAAGATCGAGGGATACAGGAGAAACGCCCAGTTTCTAAACGAGGAGGCAAAGAAAAGTCTTTCCAAGATTGAAGGGATTCTTGGTTCTGATGAACCTTATCCAGAGATTCGGATGCTTCCACAGCTTGAGGCATCTATTGAAAATTCTTTGGCAGAGTCTCTTGCAGAATTAAAGGATGAATTTAAAAACGAGACTGAGGGATATAAATCCCGGCTGAATAAAGAATTTTCATATTCTATGTCAGATTATTCGGCTGAAATAGGATCTGTTGGTGAATCATTTGATTATTCTGCAGGACAGGTTGAGAGATCAAATGACTGTTCATTCATTAAACTGCAGATTGGAAGTCTTCCTGAAAAATATAAATATTCATACCAGGAGATTGAAAGTAAGATTAAGGCAGAAAAGCCGGATTTAAAAGATGGAGACGAGGTAGTTTCTGAAGTCCCTCTTGAGATAATCGATAATAAATCGATATTTAAAACAAAGAAGAACATTGAGAATGAGGAAGACCTCGAGCAATATATCATTGAATTGAAAGCCAAATTAAAGAAAATTCTGGATGAGAAGAAGAAGATACAGGTGATCTGA